The following proteins are encoded in a genomic region of Paenibacillus thermoaerophilus:
- a CDS encoding antirestriction protein ArdA, protein MQIQIYVTGEGETVGRWLSLPMHPDDLRKAMQEIADGNEALEIRDFEAPFIIERDDDVFTVNEVAAVMAQYDHRLVYALCGCTDNADQVIRILNGGQLRVYYDVDSLYDVADAMVRSGYYGRVPVTLKRFLDYDKLVRELADAGWHFQPEVRVAVQPFYAMDAN, encoded by the coding sequence ATGCAGATTCAGATTTATGTGACTGGAGAAGGAGAAACGGTTGGCCGCTGGCTGTCATTACCGATGCATCCGGATGATCTGAGGAAGGCTATGCAGGAAATTGCGGATGGCAATGAAGCGTTGGAGATTCGGGATTTTGAGGCCCCATTTATTATCGAGAGGGACGACGACGTATTCACTGTCAATGAGGTCGCCGCTGTCATGGCTCAATACGATCATCGGCTTGTGTATGCCCTTTGCGGATGTACGGATAATGCAGATCAGGTCATTCGCATTCTGAATGGCGGACAGCTCCGTGTGTATTATGACGTAGACAGCCTCTATGACGTAGCGGACGCCATGGTGCGGTCAGGGTACTATGGCCGCGTTCCTGTCACCCTTAAGCGGTTTCTCGACTATGACAAGTTGGTTCGGGAGTTAGCCGATGCAGGTTGGCACTTTCAGCCCGAGGTTCGTGTTGCTGTCCAGCCGTTCTATGCAATGGATGCCAATTGA
- a CDS encoding antirestriction protein ArdA — translation MQINVYIANLAKYNEGKLVGRWVTLPMERHELKQCIRDVLGKDEEYAIHDYESPFAIGEYEDVFAINDDMEILNRYDDRLVAALCEFLGNRDEVIQALQAGEFIVYYDIDDLTDVAEQMAEEGLFGHVPPSLMPYLDYGKIARDLQHDGWYLSRQLRIAVRLQS, via the coding sequence ATGCAGATCAACGTGTATATTGCCAATCTGGCGAAGTACAACGAGGGTAAGTTAGTTGGCCGTTGGGTCACATTGCCGATGGAACGGCATGAACTGAAGCAATGCATCCGGGATGTGCTTGGCAAAGACGAAGAATACGCGATTCATGATTATGAATCTCCATTTGCCATTGGCGAATATGAGGATGTGTTTGCCATAAATGATGACATGGAGATATTGAACCGTTACGACGACAGGCTGGTCGCGGCACTGTGTGAATTTCTAGGCAATCGTGACGAGGTGATTCAGGCCTTGCAGGCCGGGGAGTTCATCGTTTACTACGACATCGATGATTTGACCGACGTTGCGGAGCAGATGGCGGAGGAAGGACTGTTCGGCCATGTGCCGCCGTCGCTGATGCCATATCTGGACTACGGCAAGATCGCCCGGGATTTACAGCATGACGGATGGTATTTGAGCCGTCAGTTGCGGATTGCCGTGCGGTTGCAGTCCTAA
- a CDS encoding S-layer homology domain-containing protein: MSVKKITSLLVAVILVFSLFGTASAALPGYGEELQNAPSNTPTVTFADVPNTHWANKYISEMASRKVLEGYPDGKFRPENQVSRAEFATIIVKASGLQAKKVNYSSFSDVKPTDWYSPYIEAVKDYMTGYRTADGSYIFNPTAPALREDITVALVKLKGYDVARLANRSIIEAMFKDYAGISEAAKDYVAVAVENGLVSGYQDESFRPQASITRAEAATLLWRAYQYGNDNKGVGGGNQTTTTTPTPPVTQPTTPATNPSTPSQPQQPSQAAKFSVDTLVGGMGQGDVDGPVSIAKINAVDSMVLDKEDNIFFLDQSKNKIRKFNKSNGRVETFKSVDSQFDGSFSKDGKVVYYDHNDFRAKKLTYSYANNRLYLLGFSFSNPWTDQIFELTSSAVSLSTYGLNNRQDYNYRFFRIDNNNNFIYGRGGNWTDSFIYSAAIGSESQLLASEKDATGVTFSRYDNVNDRPLDVITADNNLYVLDTGNRTLTKIQLFPRKVETVVSFDNLTFNSVTAYNGMFYVSSGSTIYELNLNGKLSTFIAGKDLTYNDGNPINKISQLSFDSNGNVIVYDDDNKAIRRINL; encoded by the coding sequence ATGTCAGTGAAGAAAATTACATCTTTACTCGTCGCAGTAATATTAGTGTTCAGCTTGTTCGGAACGGCATCGGCGGCACTGCCTGGGTACGGTGAGGAATTGCAAAACGCACCGTCCAATACTCCGACCGTCACTTTTGCAGACGTGCCCAATACGCATTGGGCAAATAAATACATAAGCGAAATGGCGTCCCGCAAAGTCCTCGAAGGCTACCCTGACGGTAAGTTCAGGCCGGAAAATCAGGTATCCCGAGCCGAATTCGCAACGATCATCGTTAAAGCATCGGGTCTACAAGCGAAGAAAGTAAACTATTCTTCGTTTTCGGATGTCAAACCGACGGACTGGTATTCTCCGTATATTGAGGCTGTTAAAGATTATATGACGGGCTATCGTACCGCTGACGGAAGCTACATCTTCAACCCGACTGCACCTGCATTACGCGAAGATATAACCGTTGCGTTGGTGAAACTCAAGGGCTACGACGTTGCCCGTCTAGCCAACCGCTCGATCATTGAAGCTATGTTCAAAGACTACGCGGGTATCTCCGAAGCCGCCAAGGATTACGTTGCTGTCGCTGTCGAAAATGGACTCGTATCCGGCTATCAGGATGAATCATTCCGTCCGCAGGCTTCGATAACCCGTGCTGAGGCCGCTACATTGCTCTGGAGAGCTTATCAATACGGTAATGATAACAAAGGTGTTGGCGGCGGAAATCAAACGACCACAACAACGCCTACGCCGCCGGTAACACAACCGACTACACCAGCAACAAATCCATCAACACCGAGCCAGCCGCAACAACCATCACAAGCGGCGAAATTTAGTGTAGATACCCTTGTTGGCGGAATGGGGCAGGGAGACGTAGATGGGCCAGTAAGCATAGCCAAAATTAATGCAGTGGACAGCATGGTTTTGGACAAAGAGGACAATATATTTTTCCTCGACCAATCCAAGAATAAAATCCGGAAGTTTAATAAATCCAACGGACGGGTCGAGACATTCAAATCGGTTGATAGTCAGTTTGACGGTAGCTTCTCAAAGGACGGAAAAGTTGTTTACTATGACCACAATGATTTTAGAGCCAAAAAGTTGACTTACAGTTATGCAAATAATCGATTATATCTTCTTGGATTTAGCTTCTCAAATCCGTGGACAGATCAAATCTTTGAATTAACATCGTCTGCCGTTTCACTCTCCACATACGGTTTGAACAACAGGCAGGACTATAACTATCGATTCTTCCGTATTGATAACAATAACAATTTTATCTATGGCAGGGGCGGGAACTGGACGGATTCCTTTATATACTCTGCCGCAATCGGTTCCGAGTCGCAACTGCTGGCAAGTGAGAAGGATGCTACCGGAGTTACGTTTAGCAGATATGACAACGTAAATGATCGACCACTGGATGTCATCACTGCTGATAACAATTTATATGTGCTCGACACAGGTAATCGCACCCTGACAAAAATACAGTTGTTCCCTCGAAAAGTTGAGACGGTTGTATCGTTCGATAATCTTACTTTTAACAGCGTTACGGCCTACAATGGCATGTTCTACGTTTCAAGCGGATCAACCATTTACGAATTGAATCTGAATGGCAAGTTGTCTACTTTCATTGCAGGAAAAGACCTGACCTACAATGACGGCAACCCGATCAATAAAATCAGCCAGTTGAGTTTCGACAGCAATGGCAACGTTATTGTTTATGATGACGACAATAAAGCGATTCGCCGCATCAATTTGTAA
- a CDS encoding helix-turn-helix domain-containing protein, which translates to MAEFIHIVGNQIRKIRKLKGMTQERLAERSGLSFSYISDVERGTRNISLESLGKIISALGVKPAQLFEDIEELPMHYGSDNIRTKIEDLNAMLSQRHADEVDFVIKVAREFLNTIDRRKR; encoded by the coding sequence ATGGCAGAGTTTATCCATATAGTTGGCAATCAAATTCGCAAGATTCGGAAGCTCAAAGGCATGACGCAAGAGCGGCTGGCAGAGAGATCCGGTCTGAGCTTCAGCTATATTAGTGACGTTGAACGAGGTACCCGTAATATATCGCTGGAATCGTTGGGCAAAATCATCAGTGCATTGGGTGTGAAACCCGCTCAACTGTTTGAGGATATTGAAGAATTGCCGATGCATTATGGCAGTGACAATATTCGCACTAAGATTGAGGACTTAAACGCTATGCTAAGCCAACGTCATGCAGATGAAGTGGACTTCGTGATCAAAGTGGCCCGCGAATTCCTGAACACTATTGATCGAAGGAAGCGTTGA